One genomic window of Arachis hypogaea cultivar Tifrunner chromosome 8, arahy.Tifrunner.gnm2.J5K5, whole genome shotgun sequence includes the following:
- the LOC112706235 gene encoding ubiquitin carboxyl-terminal hydrolase 16 has product MRYTGDLGFSSLVLLVLLLLLICLVFPAIGFFYVRHKWRISVARKEEIRRLLILAAEETARAEREATYGYGAAAETAVKSNQCAVCYVPATARCAQCKSVRYCSFECQTLHWRQGHKLECRLQRILRQSDVVSDLGNKVSEQEFSRIADQKSEIAGAEHEASGENQQTSVAGVSSKVLYGKNENVRDECLAGGTITDSNSELSSNSFSGFSASPSASESSDDSSICESVISNEHDQSDGPIFVDSTLDIPDSTSSDGSMVVAMSSSPKFASLVESVDGFSTMRKLNESRSGPCKEEGKLAKNGTSGSGMLKGATIKPSIVSSGFWDRTLGTTGIEEDANSDTSPSHSDESTHNTGSDSQSFRFSFSSIALMQAQDSEAKDFVSDNPSPNTVGDNVPCSGSASTENDRDTVNSSKATNLKFMNSKDSILPNPAAAPVYESDQLGSKGSSVQPLSCLYPPSPSLSKGSGCEDSLNVHNLQSYISMASNRVVGNHGINSKSAEIRCLTRDLDSNLVRRTDAHSNSSTKHVNNGNQSATSTSSGGVSCSANSKGGLKSSVLKVVDQFRGSNFSKQFPLVWNDTAGKQSDKGLFPYELFVKIYNSNKGEFSPFGLINCGNSCYANAVLQCLVFTPPLTAYFLQGLHSKACANKKCFNCEFESLILKSKDTKYPLSPKGILSQLRRTGSQLGNGKEEDAHEFLRHAIDTMQSVCLMDTGVDVCGSLEEDTTLIGLTFGGYLRSKIKCMKCGGKSERQERMMDLTVEIEGDIATLQEALRRFTSTESLDGENKYHCVRCKSYEKAKKKLTISEAPNVLTIALKRFQSGKFGKLNKPIQFPKTLDLAPFMSGTSDKSPIYRLYGVVVHLDIMNAAFSGHYVSYVKNSQNKWFKVDDSVVTPVEVERVLTKGSYMLFYARCSPKAPRSIRGKTLSPESKGKVTGKTATKTRNVSITSGPAEYISSPDDSPTLDSFYSKFHHLKRVLEDDSSSDNSSLISSNSDLGSCSTDSTHDSTTTDEFSNYIFGDSRVGWGSPWRNSESDTSSSTSSSSSPLNFRHSPLADMDRYDSVSPGLSADIDGNLYRNKMGHAERKGGVVPLSHSDTLHHRKLESTRISSNSNFRDTNSHQRLGSNHFNGISSGAPCRKPRDRTD; this is encoded by the exons ATGCGCTACACCGGGGATCTAGGGTTTTCGAGCCTGGTCCTTTTGGTGCTGTTGCTGCTGCTGATTTGTCTTGTTTTTCCGGCGATCGGATTCTTTTATGTCCGCCATAAATGGCGGATTTCAGTGGCTAGGAAGGAAGAGATCAGGAGGCTTCTGATTTTGGCTGCTGAGGAAACTGCCAGGGCCGAGAGAGAGGCCACGTATGGTTACGGTGCCGCGGCGGAAACCGCCGTCAAAAGCAATCAGTGTGCCGTGTGCTATGTTCCCGCCACCGCACGCTGCGCTCAGTGCAAATCGGTTCGCTACTG TTCGTTTGAGTGTCAAACTCTTCATTGGCGCCAAGGGCACAAATTGGAATGCCGTCTGCAAAGAATACTTCGGCAGAGTGATGTAGTTAGTGATCTTGGCAACAAGGTAAGCGAGCAAGAATTCTCTAGAATCGCTGACCAGAAGTCTGAAATTGCAGGTGCAGAGCATGAAGCGTCCGGTGAAAACCAACAAACTTCAGTCGCTGGTGTTTCTTCTAAAGTTTTATATGGAAAAAATGAAAATGTAAGAGATGAGTGCCTTGCAGGGGGAACTATAACAGATTCTAATTCTGAGTtgtcaagtaactctttttctggcTTCTCAGCTTCTCCAAGTGCTAGTGAATCATCTGATGACTCCTCTATTTGTGAGAGTGTTATATCAAACGAGCATGACCAATCTGATGGACCAATTTTTGTTGATTCGACACTTGACATTCCAGATAGCACTTCAAGTGACGGTAGCATGGTTGTAGCTATGTCTTCATCACCCAAATTTGCCAGTTTGGTTGAATCAGTTGATGGTTTTTCGACAATGCGTAAATTAAATGAAAGTAGATCTGGTCCTTGTAAAGAAGAAGGAAAACTTGCAAAAAATGGTACTTCAGGTTCAGGTATGCTGAAGGGAGCAACAATCAAGCCTTCCATAGTGTCTTCTGGGTTCTGGGATAGAACTCTTGGCACAACTGGGATTGAAGAAGATGCCAACAGTGACACTTCTCCATCCCATTCGGATGAATCCACTCACAATACAGGATCTGATTCTCAGTCATTTCGCTTTTCGTTTAGTTCCATCGCTCTTATGCAAGCACAAGATAGTGAGGCAAAGGATTTTGTATCTGATAATCCTTCTCCCAATACTGTTGGGGACAATGTGCCTTGCTCAGGATCAGCATCAACGGAGAATGACAGAGATACAGTGAATTCTTCAAAGGCTACAAATCTTAAATTCATGAACAGCAAAGATTCCATACTTCCAAACCCTGCTGCTGCCCCTGTTTATGAATCTGATCAATTGGGATCTAAAGGCAGCTCTGTGCAACCCTTATCTTGTCTCTACCCACCATCCCCCAGTCTTAGCAAAGGTTCAGGTTGTGAAGATTCTTTGAATGTCCATAACTTGCAATCGTATATTTCTATGGCATCAAATCGTGTTGTAGGAAACCATGGCATCAATTCTAAATCTGCTGAAATTAGATGCCTGACACGTGACCTTGATTCTAATTTAGTCCGTAGAACTGATGCTCACTCAAATTCCAGTACAAAACATGTGAATAATGGTAATCAATCTGCCACTAGTACGTCGTCTGGGGGTGTTAGCTGTTCTGCAAATTCTAAGGGTGGCTTGAAATCATCTGTTTTAAAAGTTGTTGATCAGTTCCGAGGATCAAATTTCTCAAAGCAGTTTCCACTAGTTTGGAATGATACCGCAGGAAAACAAAGTGATAAG GGTCTTTTTCCTTACGAATTGTTTGTCAAGATTTATAACTCGAACAAGGGGGAGTTTAGCCCATTTGGTCTTATAAATTGTGGGAATAG CTGTTACGCCAATGCTGTACTCCAGTGCTTAGTATTTACACCACCCCTGACTGCATATTTTCTTCAAGGACTACATTCTAAAGCAT GTGcaaataaaaaatgtttcaaCTGTGAGTTTGAAAGTTTGATTTTGAAGTCAAAGGATACAAAATATCCACTCTCTCCTAAGGGCATACTCTCCCAACTAAGGAGAACTGGAAGTCAACTTGGTAATggcaaagaagaagatgcacatgaATTTCTAAG GCATGCCATTGACACAATGCAATCTGTTTGCCTTATGGATACTGGGGTTGATGTATGTGGTTCATTGGAAGAGGACACTACTTTAATTGGTCTAACATTTGGGGGTTACCTTAGATCAAAG ATAAAATGCATGAAATGTGGAGGGAAATCTGAGCGTCAGGAAAGGATGATGGATCTTACTGTTGAGATAGAAGGGGACATAGCAACCCTACAGGAAGCTCTTCGACGATTTACAAGTACCGAGTCTTTGGATGGAGAAAATAAGTACCACTGTGTCAG ATGTAAATCTTATGAGAAGGCCAAGAAGAAGCTGACAATTTCTGAGGCACCTAATGTTCTtacaattgcattaaagagattCCAG TCAGGAAAGTTTGGGAAGCTTAACAAGCCTATCCAGTTTCCTAAAACTCTTGACTTGGCTCCTTTCATGAGTGGGACTAGTGATAAATCACCTATATACAGACTGTATGGTGTAGTTGTTCACTTGGATATCATGAATGCTGCCTTTTCTGGTCACTATGTGAGCTATGTGAAGAATAGTCAAAACAAGTGGTTCAAGGTTGATGACAGTGTG GTGACACCTGTTGAGGTGGAGAGAGTCTTAACAAAAGGATCATATATGCTTTTTTATGCAAG ATGTTCACCCAAGGCCCCAAGATCAATCAGAGGCAAGACACTGTCCCCAGAATCAAAAGGCAAAGTAACCGGAAAGACCGCAACGAAAACTCGGAATGTATCTATAACTTCTGGTCCTGCTGAATATATCAGTAGTCCAGATGATTCACCCACCTTGGACTCCTTCTATTCAAAGTTTCACCACCTGAAGAGAGTTTTAGAAGATGACTCGTCAAGTGACAATTCATCGCTAATCAGCAGTAATTCTGACTTAGGTTCTTGCAGCACCGATAGCACTCATGATTCGACCACCACAGATGAGTTCTCCAATTATATTTTCGGTGATTCAAGGGTTGGCTGGGGTAGCCCATGGAGGAACTCCGAATCCGACACCTCATCCTCCacctcttcctcatcttctccCCTGAACTTCAGGCATTCACCCCTAGCCGATATGGACCGATATGATTCAGTTTCTCCTGGTTTAAGTGCAGATATAGATGGCAATTTGTACAGGAACAAAATGGGGCATGCAGAAAGAAAAGGAGGTGTTGTGCCTCTCTCACATTCAGACACTCTACACCATAGGAAGTTAGAAAGTACTAGGATTAGCAGCAACAGTAATTTTAGGGATACTAACTCTCATCAGAGACTAGGATCTAACCATTTTAATGGCATAAGCTCTGGTGCACCTTGTAGAAAGCCAAGGGACAGAACGGATTga